The Alkalispirochaeta americana genome has a window encoding:
- the fusA gene encoding elongation factor G, giving the protein MTEKTRNIGIMAHIDAGKTTTTERILYYTGKSHRIGEVDDGAATMDWMPQEQNRGITISSAATTTYWNDHRINIIDTPGHVDFTAEVERSLRVLDGAVAIFCAVGGVEPQSETVWRQADSYEVPRIAFVNKMDRIGADFFSVIQEIREKLGATPVPLALPIGAESSFSGTIDLITMKERHWNSGDSGRTIEEHPIREDLLLLAEEWREKLLDAVSAHSDEITERILDEQEVPPELIRTILRQETLKRSLVPVYVGASLKNIGVQSVLDGVIDFLPAPEELPPLQGMHPKKGEPVLVERTDEGQTVGLVFKIQTDREAGNLCFVRLYQGTLKSGTAIFNHNQGKRERVNRIFRMHANRTEQTDRLVAGEIGVIVGFKIAQTGDSFGSEGFPVILERMHFPEPVISVAIEPRTMSERERLQEVLQLLTREDPTFLWKEDEDTGELIISGMGELHLDVLVTRIVEDYKVNAKVGNPQVTYRETITSEMDHTEVFHKVIAGKENHAELTLRVSPRKRGAGNHFESSVPLSKLPDPFASAAARGITGAFNSGISLGYPTVDIRVELIDAVYSELTATEFAFEAAGAMAFDNACRKAGATLLEPVMKVTVLVPQDFMGEVINGITTRGGLVHAVESRPGVEHILAEAPLKKMFGYSTALRSTTQGRGNYSMEFSHFAPDSGR; this is encoded by the coding sequence ATGACTGAAAAAACACGAAACATCGGCATCATGGCCCACATTGATGCAGGCAAGACAACCACAACAGAGCGCATCCTTTATTACACTGGCAAGTCCCATCGCATCGGCGAAGTGGACGATGGCGCTGCAACCATGGACTGGATGCCCCAGGAACAGAACCGGGGAATCACAATCTCCTCAGCAGCAACCACAACCTACTGGAACGATCACCGCATTAACATTATCGATACCCCCGGACACGTGGACTTCACCGCCGAGGTGGAACGAAGCCTCCGCGTCCTGGACGGAGCCGTGGCAATTTTCTGCGCCGTTGGGGGGGTTGAGCCTCAAAGCGAGACTGTCTGGCGTCAGGCCGATTCCTACGAGGTTCCCCGGATTGCCTTCGTGAACAAGATGGACCGCATCGGGGCCGACTTCTTTTCCGTGATCCAGGAAATCCGGGAAAAACTGGGAGCAACACCGGTTCCTTTGGCCCTCCCCATCGGTGCTGAATCTTCTTTTTCCGGCACCATCGATCTGATCACCATGAAGGAGCGCCACTGGAACAGCGGCGATTCTGGCAGAACCATCGAAGAGCATCCCATCCGGGAGGATCTTCTCCTCCTGGCCGAGGAGTGGCGAGAAAAGCTCCTCGATGCGGTCTCGGCCCACTCCGACGAGATAACAGAACGCATCCTGGATGAGCAGGAGGTTCCCCCGGAGCTTATCCGCACCATCCTGCGCCAGGAAACCCTGAAACGGTCCCTGGTACCTGTCTACGTTGGCGCCAGTCTCAAAAATATCGGCGTTCAATCGGTCCTGGACGGGGTGATCGACTTTCTCCCCGCCCCGGAAGAACTGCCTCCCCTCCAGGGAATGCATCCCAAAAAAGGCGAACCGGTCCTGGTGGAGCGCACCGACGAGGGCCAGACCGTGGGGCTGGTATTCAAAATCCAGACCGATCGGGAGGCTGGAAATCTCTGCTTCGTCCGCCTCTATCAGGGAACACTGAAATCAGGAACGGCCATCTTCAACCACAATCAGGGCAAGAGGGAACGGGTAAACCGCATCTTCCGAATGCACGCAAACCGCACGGAACAAACAGACCGTCTGGTAGCAGGCGAGATCGGTGTGATTGTGGGTTTCAAAATCGCCCAAACGGGAGACTCCTTCGGTAGCGAGGGCTTTCCCGTGATCCTGGAGCGGATGCATTTCCCCGAGCCCGTTATATCCGTGGCAATCGAGCCACGAACCATGAGCGAACGGGAACGACTCCAGGAGGTCCTCCAGCTTCTGACCCGCGAAGACCCTACCTTCCTCTGGAAAGAAGATGAAGACACGGGAGAGCTGATCATCTCCGGCATGGGAGAGTTGCATCTGGACGTTCTGGTCACCCGGATTGTGGAGGACTACAAAGTAAACGCGAAAGTTGGAAATCCGCAAGTCACCTACCGCGAGACGATCACCTCCGAGATGGACCATACCGAGGTTTTCCATAAGGTGATCGCCGGGAAGGAAAACCACGCCGAGCTGACCCTGCGTGTATCCCCCCGGAAGAGAGGAGCGGGAAATCACTTTGAGAGCTCTGTTCCTCTTTCAAAACTGCCGGATCCCTTTGCTTCAGCAGCGGCCCGGGGAATTACGGGGGCCTTCAACTCCGGGATCAGTCTGGGCTACCCCACCGTGGATATCAGGGTAGAACTAATCGATGCAGTCTATTCGGAACTCACGGCTACGGAGTTTGCCTTTGAAGCGGCAGGCGCGATGGCCTTCGACAACGCCTGCCGGAAGGCAGGAGCTACTCTGCTCGAACCGGTGATGAAGGTAACCGTGCTGGTTCCCCAGGATTTTATGGGGGAGGTAATCAACGGTATCACCACCCGGGGAGGCCTGGTCCATGCCGTAGAAAGCAGACCCGGGGTGGAACACATCCTCGCCGAAGCTCCGCTCAAGAAGATGTTCGGCTACAGCACTGCCTTGCGAAGCACCACCCAGGGACGGGGAAATTATTCCATGGAGTTCTCTCATTTCGCTCCCGATTCCGGGCGATAG